The Danio aesculapii chromosome 7, fDanAes4.1, whole genome shotgun sequence DNA window ttgacattagttaataaatgaacaatggaAAAATATATTTAGGAATTGATTCATCCTGTTAAATGTTTTATCTGTTATTAATAGACTTAACTAATAAGAAATGCaatcttactgtaaagtgttactgttaaACCTTTCTAACCCACATTTAAAgcaattctgacatttattttgctaattttatttgtaattattctgCAAAAATAGAACTTTGTCTCAGATACTCCATGATGTATCACAAATGACCATGAATATctgtattcattttattcattaagtagcctatattttcttatttatgcaagtaaaaatctgtcattttacacacacacgttCCTTTTGGTGGATAATGACGACTCTctattttttaagcattttgaattacaaggacactgTGCATGTCCTCTTAAACCATGTCAACATTGTAGTagatcatacccatgtcattatacaaatgtgtgtctctgtaaaccacacaaactagcacacacacacacacacacacacacacacacacacacacacacacacacacacacacacacacacacaccatataagaatgttcagaaaagaaaatataatttgatcaactaaattacaagtatctatgtatgtataatttatatataattaactatatataatttagtttatcaaataatatttttcttttctgaccattctttgATCATTCCTGTTTGAACTCATTAGGACTGGTTCCAAATATGATCATTTTCTTTCTGTCTATGAAATGAAAGTATTAGAGGATATTTTGAAATCTGAATCATGTGAAATCAGCTGACAGGAAAAGAAAagattgtacatttatttgatgaaagCAGAAAGGCGTTTTAAGGACTGGTCAACAGGAAGGTTGTAAAGGATGAAAGGCCGGTCACtttctgaaatattgaaaaaataaatgtctGGAATGCGGATCTGCAAAAGATTTCCGCTCTAATCCGCTACTGTGGGCTTTCAGGCGGCTTTTCTAAAGCtttgattcattcacaaacacatcGCTGAAGTTTAGAGCAATTCAACATGAATCTACTacctgaaaaaaaatgtacaagtTTATATCTATCTTCTATATAATCTATATACACCCTCTCTGGTGGCTATCTTGTCCATCCCTGTCCGTCACTTTCgatgacattttaaatatgaCCTCTTTTGAATAGATGGTAATGAAATGCAAAAACCAACTGGGCAAGTCTTCGGATAAATGATTGATAAATGTGggatatttgcattttttttatgtaattgagGGTCAATAGTTTTGCAATGATAAATTACTGTACCAAATAAAAGAGAATTAAGACGTGTTGTGCTTTCAAGCATAAATCCTAAAGACTGTAAATGATTGCAAGTTTCCGTTTTTGTTAAATGCACTgtgaattaaatgataaaatgatCCACTGCTGCTGTTTTGGGAGTTgttaaaatagtcaaataaatataaaataatatttattataataaatttatattaatttattagttttttaaaggGGATAGTCatgaaatgaaaagtctgtcatcatttacttacacaaaagaagatgtttggaaactggtaaccattgacttctatattatgataaaaaacaaatgctatagaaGCCAATGGTtaacagtttccaacattttctaAACAACAATGCCAGTTTtagcatacttcaaaatatctttttttgtgtgtgtgtttaacagaaaaaaagaatctcataatggtttggaaccccttgagggtgagtaaatagtgagtgcgttttcatttttgagtgaactatgcctttaatgtcGGACCTCCACTCCAGCTCAACTGAAAAGGGTATAAAGGAGGTCGGAGAtagctccaagtgggtgggacttgagctcttcgtgggctgtacaaacctggagttttcatttattaatgtgtttttaagacaCATAGTCCAACCTATTGtcttttatgaatgtctacacctaccccaaccctaaacccaacctcacagtaaactgttgtgttttattcatgTATACTACACCTACAGTAACCCAGCCAACTTGCGGCGTAAGTCCCACTTGGAGATCACCCAGCCTACTTGCAGTAAAATCCCTCCGTGCTTGTCCCcgggctgcagcgatacctacttgGAGAAACTGAGTGAGGATTCACGGATCTATTCCCCGCCGGTCCAGCGAGTGGCGCTGCGGGCAGAGCCGCTCTTCTCTCCCGCCGTTCGGTCAAAGTGCGCTCGTAGTCCTTCCCTCTTTCGGCGGCAAGGCGTGCGAGTGTGCTGCTGTAGCGTATACTATTCAAATAAACAATTTTTGTGTCTGAAAAAACTACTTTAGTAATTCAGCCATGGTGAGTTCAACGTTATCTCTCTTATTTTGATCAAAATCTTTAGTTTGGTGAAAGAGCGTAGACGTTTTCATTCATAAATAAGCTAATAATGCAGCTACGTGTTAGCATCAGGAACGCAGACTGGACGTTGTTTTCAGTCATTTTCAATGTTGTATTAGAAATGTTGAGGCTTTCTGATAAATGTCCTTTCTTGTTCTCTTACAACCTAGTCGACTGCCTCTCAAAATGCGATTAAAGGTTATCTGTGTGGGAAAACTAGAGTTTAAAATTAACGTTAAAGGAGTTTCTGCTATTCCTGATGCTGGCTTGCTGCTAATTCTGGTGGAAACCAAAAACATTGaatatgctttattttaaattaacaattttttattaaagtcatatatatttatgaaatttgTCTAAATCGATTTGTAAATGATTTATAACTACTTTTTTGTACAGATCTGAATATATTTCATCcaaaaaaagtgtcattatttactcactcaacttgttccaaatctatttaatttagttcttctgttggacacaaatgaagatattttgaagaatgttggtaattGCTAGCCTTTTACttctatagatatatattttttcctactaCTATATAAGCCAATGGCTACAGGTAACCAgcatttcttctgttaaaatatGTGGAGCCAAAGAGTAATGTCATAGAAATATTGGTTGTTTGTAAACTATTCCTCTAATTTTTTCTTAAGAACATGTGTCAGTTTATTGTTGATGATAAACAAAGCTAAGTTTGTGCTTGAACTGCTTTCAAATTTAGTATGAATTATGCATTTTCCAAAACCTGGTTTACACCATAACTAAaagaaaatcattcaaatttgttttaaatttcagGTTAGTTAACCCTTTGATGCACAAGCTATAAAATAGATATAGAAAAAATAACCTTAAATGGGTCACTTTAGACTCATGTAGTGCATCAAAGGGTTAAAGAAAAACTTTTTATTAAGATTTAGTTTGAAGCAATATCAAGCgtaatttttttcaaatcaaTTGTttctgcttgttttgtttttattatttgtttattttccacATGTAAGTTCACATGGCAAGTGTCAAAACTAAAAGTTATACCATTCCgatgaagtaaaataaattctaaaaccccaaaatgtaaatcttttttctttttggtcaAACATGACTGAACATCACCAGAGGGTTAACCTGAAGTTTCTTCTAAGATTTTCACTCTCTTGAGAATAAAATGATCAACATTAGTAGCGTTTTACTTCATCAGGaacaatagtgttttttttttttatatataaaacactgtTGGAATTGTTTGAAAATAAGGATTGATTCAAAATGATGTTAATTGTGTAACACTGATCTTTTCTCTCAGAGTTTGCCGCTGAACCCAAAGCCCTTTCTAAACGGTCTGACAGGAAAGCCTGTGATGGTGAAGCTGAAGTGGGGCATGGAGTACAAAGGGTACCTGGTGTCAGTGGATGGGTACATGAACATGCAGGTATGTTTGTATTGGCCACACTAGGCTCTAGCATGGACATCTGCCATATACACACCATCATTGAACATATAAACCTCAAAATATTAGGCAATTTGGAGAATTCCCAGCTCTTCGTGAACATATGTTCCATGTCGGACTACTTGTTTCCTTCAACCTTAAAATACATGTTGTACGCGATATATTGCATAATATTGTCCTGTCTTGTTTAAAAGTACTTGTAGAGTCTgtcttagggctgcacaatatatagttttagaATCGATATCACTGTGTACAACCGCAATCAGTGCCAGATTTAGCTGAGATTTTACAACCCAAAAGCTGTCCCAAACGCACAAAAACTCCcgaaatattagattaatatagtttttaatttaactGGAAAATAACCTAGTTACTTAAACTGTCATAAttgttaaccatacagcaacctaCACCAGCAGTCGCAGAGCCccaacataaccggatcacatcaAAACCCTGcgccctctcacccacacactgcacttaatatTGTGTAGACTACAgatattagagtatgttttacttttgaaaaaGAAGACAACACTTCTATGTTTGTTATTGCTgtcaactgcaaaaaaaaaaaaaaagatggataaaagtgtcatgataaaccgctgtgagtttaactgcagacgCTGCGTGATGCCCGTGCACGTGGAGTAAGATTTGTTTGGGAAGCCAGATTTtaatacaactttccttcacctcctctttcCTTCACCTCCACCCCACCCGCTTTGAGCTATGCATTGGCCACTACTAAGTGAATGGAGTAGGAACACAAAGCTATgctttgttaaataagttgcatataaaattttacatttcaaaaccgcccaaattttgtcaacccgccaATGCCATTATTCAcctgcacaatcaaattcaaaactgcccaCTTGGGTGGGAAACCGCCCAATATGGGAACactgtctgcaatagtcacattgcatgaTATGTAATTTTGATTGTGAATTAtaattgaccaggagctacaCAATTGTATTTATACAATGAATGCCCCCAAAAAGTTctcacttagaatttttgtcttgtttctagttcaaatatctacattttcaaagcaaaaacaacttATCATAACTATATCATCTCACTCCCCCCACTGACAGATAATTTTACTTGTTTAAtgactcttaattttgacttatgtcttatttaatttgaaaacaaaacaatatttttacttgatttaataattttcagatatttggactagaagcgaGACAAGGcaatgtaagaaaagcatttttgcattgtgatttatttaatttctgtacctgaatactggtTAGACTCCAGAAAAATGTCAAAcagtgctattcaaactatcttgtgaaaatgtattcatatcgcaatatttattgcagacaaataaaatattacaatatcagatttttttttatctgtcaaAGGTTGTTTATAGATTAACTGTTACTAGTATATGTATAGTTAGATTACCTCTTCACtatgttagttatgtataggttaAAAATCGCTCTTACATACATGTGTTTATACTTATGATCGTTTCTTTATGTAGCACTGTGGTCCTGCAAGGCAATATTTCGTTCCACTATATGTCTACAGACGtagtggaatgacaataaagctcaacttgataCTTTTGCAATGCTCAATTTAAAATGTTAGCAGTCAACCATTTTTATCTGGAGAGTCCTTGAaatgtgctttgaaatgtgcattttttttattcaatgtttgacgtaaccTCAACTGACAAGAATGAAAcaatagcccctcccctttaaaaaaaaaacaaccaatagcattttgtttttatcacagctctgccagtgagactGGTTAAGCTCAAGCATGTCAAATGAAaggcgtcttgaagggggcggggcatttcAGATAATTCAGAGCATTTTGTTGgccaagatttgatgagaaactgaagtatgaggtgacgtgataATCATAGATCCATTTAGGCGACAATAAACCCCTaaactgtctctctctctctgatattTGTAGTTGGCCAACACAGAAGAGTATGTAGATGGAGCGTTAGCTGGTCATCTTGGTGAGGTGCTCATCAGGTAAGCTATTGGACGCAGAAACTCTGACATGGGAATAACTGataatgtacattttatattatatcatgaATCTTTTCTTCTTTGCAGGTGTAATAATGTTTTGTACATTAGAGGagtagaagaagaggaagaagatggAGAGATGAGAGAATGAAGAGTGTGTTGGTTTCTTTTTCTAACAAGATTGGAGGATTTGTTGGTTAATTTACAGTTTGTCTCAATTTTATGTGAGGCTGTGTCCCCTTTATTTGTGAAATTGTTcgcttttttacactgtaaaagttATTGGTTGCACAATGACAAATAAATTGTGCAGTTTGTAAATGTTTTGTTGTCATTTCTTTGTctgaattttaataatatatacagtaatcaacatttgaagtggtcaaatgtgtgaaaataattggtgttttttttaatagcttaAGGACAACTTTGATAAAGTTTTGATTAAGGCTGGGCCGTTTAACGATATTCTATCAAATCGCAataaaatttgtcaataacaataagtTCTGGActgttttactctatattgatccaaGACCTAATCACACAGCAGGAAatacaacaatgggaatctagaaatGCGTTGATGTTAGAGATGTATCGAATTTATGGCCGCCAAAAATAGGTTATGCGATTTAATttaccctctaatttttgtggcgtcagtcattgttgggatactgttttaaatttggaagcattaacaacttgtatcgaaatgtatatcattattgttcaatatgaaaactaatcaagattgcatttttgccatattggcCAGCCCtagttttgattcacttcaaatttTGAATATTGTATATAAAAGATCATATAACCCCAACCATGAAAACATAATTGACCATATTTacataatacaaaaacaaatcataTGTACTCAAAAGAAAAATACAGACTATAGGTAAACTAGATTTTGCATTGTAGCTAACTCAGTCTGACGTCATATTTAATGCTACATACTGTAGTTAATGCACATTTAATTGCAGATGAACAGAATCTGGCATATTTCAATGTCACTGAATAGCagtttttctgaaataatgtcacAGTAAGATGTTTGACAAATGCTGAAGTTCATTGTAAAATATCTTGCTAGCTCTCAATTTTACAGTcctgttttgtatttttgtacacTGCCATGATTAATTCATATAACCAGAAATAACTAGGTACTATTCCTAACCTACTCCTGAACTTACCTAGGCCCATGTGGTTACCTTACAAAACCAACtaactcaatgttttttttccaggCAAGAAAAAGTATATGAACTTTTGAATTAGTGCACCCATGCCTttccatttttatattttgatacTTCTAAGTTGTTTTGAATTATACAGTATTAATGGTGTGCTGTATAGCTGATACAGTTCTGTTTTCTGAAGATTTTAAATCCATTGTATTATTTGGTTAATTTGACTCGTCACTCCTGTCAATTTGTATAATATGGTATGTCAAGTTTGTTTTGCAAAAATTACACAGGAAAGATTTTAAAGGGGACTTTTAAACACACGGTACTATTCCTAACCTACTCATGTAATTACCCCATGTGGTTACCTTACAAAACCAACAAactcaaatgttttcttttagGTAAGAAAAAGAAAAGTATATGAACTTTTGAATTAAAGTGCACCCATGCCTTTCCATTTTTAAATTGTGATACTTCTAAGTTGTTTTTAATTATACAGTATTAATGGTGTGCTGTATAGCTGATACAGTTCTGTTTTCTGAAGATTTTAAATCCATTGTATTATTTGGTTAATTTGACTCGTCACTCCTGTCAATTTGTATAATCAGGTTAGTCaagtttgttcattatttgtcatGTCACTCCTGTCAATTTGGTTAGTCaagtttgttcattatttggttAATTTGACATGTCACTCCTGTCAATTTGGTTAGTCAAGTTTGTTATGCAAAAAATACGCGGGAAAGCTTTTAAAGTGGACATTCTTATACTTTAGTgtattttttgctttaatttataACGTCATTTAAGGAGAAAACGACTTGTACGGACCAGATGAGTTTGATGTTTGAAAGAAATGTCCCATGTTTGTGTGGTGAAGTGCTACTTTATTACGAGTTTAATTACTGCTAACAAGGCAACTGAGGGAGGAAAGGTTATTTTAAATTCGTCAGTGGTTAACATTCCTAAAACTCACTGATCactaaaaaagtcaaatatttgaCTTAAACCATCAACTGAAAACTGGGTTAACGTCTTCAAATAATTTAGCAGAATCATGAGCTCCTCCTCCATCGAGCATTGGTAATTCAGCTACCGTCCGACCTTCGGTCAGGTTAGCCAATTTTGACTTTGCTAAATATTTACCCGCTCTTTCAGCCTTCAAACTCTGCTCTGCAACACTGCGACGAAGTTAGACTAGTAATAGTAATGTCTGCAAACAGTTTCAAACTTTTAGTCAAGAATGCAACACAGCTAGTGTTAGTTTGTAGAAATGGGGAAAAGTATCTCACCAGAGATGAGATGCAGACTCTGGCTGTCCTGGAGAACGCCAGTGTGCTGATTGGACAGTAAGTCGCGTTCACTCTTGATAATACTCCCACTTCACTTCTTGTGAGGTGAATTCGGCATGTAAAAAAATGTTCGTGATTTGTTAGCAGATTTAAAATGCATCGAGGATAGATTTTAATATAGGCTCCCTCAAAGAAGGATAACGTAGAGCTAATAGAAAATGAAACTTCACAGTTTTTGTATTAACTATGCTTTTGGGACTATTTAATTTGTGATAGTTATAATGTgaattattttggttttaatGAAACTCTAGGGATCTCTCTGTGGTAGTCTATTTTGTTGTTTTCTGTTGGTGACATTTAAAAACCCCCACTTACTAAAAAGGAATAAGTCCTAAAACACAATAGAATCAAAATTTAAGCTGTGTTATAGGTTAAAAGTTAATAGTTTGTAATGTTTAGATGGGTTTTTTTTTACCAGTAAGGTGGTCATACGATCTATGAAATGCATTTGTGGTCCTGGTCCACAAAACCAATCTTATGTTGcaatcagggtgcgaattacagggggggttGACCCCCCTAAATAACACGATCCCCCTGACAGACCTCAAAACATGTTGTATGAGGGCTCAGCTCTTTAATAGGGAGAAATAGTTTTAtatgatctgtatcttaaataaaaatatttattagtttattaaataaaatgcatgcaatatATTTGACCACtcctataacggttcataccgtTGTAAATGCTTAATCGTGCTAATCaatctcagaaaaaaaatattcaacagTCTGAAGCTGGCAGATCTAGAGGactcttgtaaaataggtgtttgtatcttcatatagcctaaaagtaaagtaaaattaaacaCATACTTTGAACTTTGACCCACAGCAACCTCTGAAATAACTAATCAGTATACTGTTGGtcaaaatacactaaaatatccctcgaaaaactaaaaattaatttattacattttattaatgtttaaatataatttaaataaatgcgtATATTTAATTAACTGAAACTTACATTACCGAAAAAGTTGACGCCCCACCaccgatcgtcaatgtataattggCACCCTGGTTGCAATGGTATATTTTGGCAGTACATTGAGCaacacacgtgctgctgatgatgtgacaataaaagtgatttaatttgaatgggtcaaaattacagatttaaatgccaaaataattagaatattaaataaagatcatgttccatgacgATTTTGCATACAATTCCTACTATTAAAATATCAAAACCTACTTTCTTgattaatatgcattgctaagttaatttggacaacttaaagggggcctattatgcaaatatcactattataaggggtttaaaaacagttgtgtggcaagagTCTGTAAATAGcctataaccagcttctaatagggTATaagccgaagcatgctaataggacttttaatttgccagtaacctgggttaatcgtttccggtgaattgtatgccaatgcaaaattggcgcatttaaggtctgttttctttaaaaatcagcgatctctaCTGGCTAAgttgatatccgatataaagtgggtctcagattgtacaagaagcactgcaataaatacattttccccgccctgtctttataatatgagcatttattttacccagtatattcaatagagcttctgcgctagcctgccgattctgacgggtgcgtgcgagcaaacggctttttgtctcgttttacgcttgagcaactaaatgaatgccaaagtctgtttaactgattgtatttgaattacattacaacatcaatgctgtaaaaggaaccgtatacaatgaaaaaaactcacaataacaggtcaccggaagtttatcagtatgggaaacacactagctcggcatataccctataataaaaatttattgattaaatttt harbors:
- the snrpf gene encoding small nuclear ribonucleoprotein F, with translation MSLPLNPKPFLNGLTGKPVMVKLKWGMEYKGYLVSVDGYMNMQLANTEEYVDGALAGHLGEVLIRCNNVLYIRGVEEEEEDGEMRE